The genomic stretch aaaagtataagttttggtttaaaataaatcaaagcgAAAACCAGCGCTGGCCAAATACTGTTTAGGTGGAGGCCAAaatagagaagaagaagaagtttttaAAGATTCGAAGTTACtatatacattttcaaattataattgataatattagattattttttcagtttgtcTTCGTGTTACATATATGAATTGTATAACTAACTTTTCACTATCACGCGGTtcttattttgtatataattgttaattaaatataattgaaaattaaagatTTGATACTTAAATATGAATGAAACTGATTTCGGAGATGATTGGGATGATAACGTATTGAAtgtaaattgaatttcttataaataataaataacttatccaataattttttaagggTATCGCTCAAGTCGAAGCATCCGCTTTTGGAAATCATGAGGAGAACAGCCCTAAACCGAAACATTTACaagttctaaaaaataattttggccatCAAACATTTAGACCTATGCAGTGGAAAATCATCGACTCAATTCTAACTCATAAGAAAGATAATTGTGCTATTATGTCTACAGGTTATGGCAAATCACTCTGTTTTCAATACCCTTCTGTTTTTACTGGTGGTGTAACTTTCGTTATATCACCTCTCATCTCTTTAATGGAAGATCAGGTTTTGGCTCTAACagtaagttaatttttttattaacttactACTAaaattacattcaatattgatataaaatatacaagaaaaaaatacacaGCCACAgaaggaataaaaattattttatcatatttactttgaaatataattagaaattaaaattaatgtagCTTCAGCTTTATAGATTTGGATAGGATATGCATATAACTATTGCATTATCATGACAACGAaagaacatcaaaataaatagttgaatattcaattgctattttatttatatactgtTAGATTCAAAATCTTAGTTTCAATAACTTACAGGTGGCAAATATTCCAGCTTGCTTACTTGGAACAGCTAATAAGGAACAGGCGAAAACAGTAGAAAAAATTGGTAAGAATTATTATAGATTGGTTTATTTAACACCAGAATTTTGTGGAGGAGATTATGGTAAAGGTAAACTAATTACATTATGTTATCAATCAACTTAGTACATAATACAGTCAAAATTGGATATAATGATATTGAATGAGACCATATACTTTGTATGTTATGTCAGATAGTTGTTATAAGCAATATACACAAGTATATAGTCGTAATCAGTTTGTAGTATGAGGATAGGTTAAGCATATGAACTTGTTTTCGAATAAAATGtacataaaagaaataaaagtttattataaaataaagtacATACCTACAGTACAGTTCACAGACTacatttagtttttaaaataatcggTCATTTTAGTGTGTAGtctcaaatatatttacatttcatttttgttattattgctATTTTCAGTTTCTGCAAGAATCCCTTCCTCAGTAGCTAAGGCACACAAGGCAACATTGTCATCTATTCTAATAAGTCATATTATTGATAAAGTTTTATCGTTTTAAGTGACATGTTGCTGTTGCCGTTATCATTATAGGTGGTATTTGTACttattagtttatttagaaatacGGCAGGGACCTCtctgttcaatttttataactGATCTGTCATTATATTAGTTTTTGACTGTAATATGCCTGCAagtaatgtttgtttttatcttaTATTCACTTTTAATTACAGAATTATTACAGCATTGGGGTCAAACATTACCTGTAACTTTATTAGCCATAGATGAAGCACACTGTGTTAGCAGTTGGGGTCATGATTTTCGTACATCTTATAGATACTTGGGTAATTTGAGAAGTATATTGCCTCATGTTCCAATTTTGGCTGTAACAGCTACTGCTACTCAACTTGTTACTGAAGATATTGTTAAAAGTTTGAAACTAAGGTAatcttatttttcttcatagatacatgtttcattcattataatttaaaatagtaTTTTAATCCATGTAGTGTGTTGAAATTTTTCTGTATGCATCTAATATTTATAACTGTATTATAGCATTACATTGTTTAAGGATAGTAGTAAATTGATTACAAGAAACAAACCAGTTTCtcacataaaaacatttatattaagCTGTGGCGGCAATTTTAGAGTGCACGTTCCGGATCTGGCACATAATTTGATGCTAATTTGTTACTTGATACTTGATATTGTTGGTCCTTCTGAGAAATGCTTGGTTCCCTACCATAATATTAACTTAATTCTTTATGGGAATACCCTCTGGTCGTTTAATTCAATAACTAACCTTTTGGGTTATTTGCAGTATTAAGTTAGGGTAGCCAAATGCAATATTTCGGTAACGAGACGAACTAAGTCCTATATTTTGTTGCTTCAAGGTAGCTTTATCGAAAAATTCCAAAACTCACCCCTAAAAGTCAAACTTCGCATCACGACTATTTGCAGTATCAAGTTACTGTAGTCAACTGCGATATATTGGATGAGCTGGCAACATGAACTGGGCGGCATATTTTGTTGCTTTAGGATGGGATGGTATAATGCAGACCATTTAGGTCCATAGCTTTGTAATTTCTCTCCACTTCTTTTGTTCCCTTGTTTTTTCTCTACAGATTTGGATGTTTTTTCTCTAAGGTCTTCTACCACTACTTCCCTCCACCGTTTTTTTGGTCTTACTCTTTTCCGCTTGCCTTCTGGTATCTTCCATGCAACTCGTTTCAAGAGTTTTTCTTTcctccaaaaatttttattaatatttttctctcccagatttccaatttctgtttagttttattcgtTATTTTCCGGGGTTTCATAGGCTTATGTCAGGGTGGGTCTTATAATTGTCTTATAAATTCAAACTTTCATAGACCTAGATATCTCTTTagatgttaatatttttctaacgCTGTTGGAAATTCTTAGTAtaatttccttttcttcttggCATTTATTACTTTGTAGTGTAATCaattacatgaaattttatacTTCCTCGAATTCTATTAGCGTTCCATTATGTTTATGTACTTTGATATTGTTTATCTTTACTTTATTGTCTTCAAgctttcttctgtttcttgcTATTATCGTCACGTCATCAGGTAAacattgatgattttttaaatattatctttttGTTGATACTGTTTCTTATTATAGGGGATCACCTTGTCTTAATCCTTGTCATGTTTTGAAAGGTTCACTTTtcttgttattaattattacttattagCAGCAATATAGCAATAAACTATGTGCCGGGTCATCCAAAATGGCCCCCACAGCTTAATTGTACAGCAAATTTGCTTAAttgatttatacatttttgttttttagaaatcCACAATTTTCACGTACTAGTTTTGATAGACCAAACTTTTATTTCGCtgttaaaagaaaaactgattTAATCTTAAACGATCTCAAAACTGTTATGGAGTGTGAAAATGGTCAATGGAAATTTGTTGGCTCTACTATTGTCTATACCATAACtagaaaaaatactgaaaagaTATCTGATATGTTATCATGTTAGtatatttctagtttttatcaaattatccaCATATCACTCAGGGGTGaatctttaaatatttaatatttaatttattcactttgtaaatttattttagctTTGGGAATCAAATGTGCACCATATCATGCTGGACTAACATTGAAACAACGTAAAGAGACCCATGAAAAATATGTTAGAGATAAATTGGATGTTGTGGTAGCAACGATAGCATTTGGTATGGGAATTGATAAACCTGATGTTAGAAATGTTATTCATTATGGTGTATCCAATAGTATAGAAAGTTATTATCAAGAAGTTGGAAGGGCGGGTAGAGATGGTCAACCAGCGAAAtgcatttgtttttattgtgataGTGATTTTAAGACTCATAGGTAAGTATTgacaaattcaaatcaaatataaataattatcatgtGAAATCAGTTTTAAAGATTTGAtcattttgaatcaaaatatagttttttctaaACAACTTGTGATGCTTAAGGGATTAGTACCAGTTATCAGGGTAAAAAATGAcgcataattaattttttttctcgttttcaaCACAGATTGTGGAATCAATCAGGTAGCAGGATTTCATTTCACCCTAGTGTGTAATGTACAATTGTCCATGCTGGTTCTTATGGTTCATTATGAACTATTTCATGTAGgattttgtggaaaatatttgttttattatagaTTTTTGATGGCTCAAACTAATACTGCATCCCATagagagaaaaaagaaaaaatattgacagGTATTTCAAATTATGTGAACAGTTATGACtgtagaagaaaatatattttgtcatattttggagaaaaattcgaaaaaccaaAGAGTGATAATTGCTGTGATAATTGTTCTTATAAGTGAGTATACAATTGTATAGAATAAGCTACTGATATTCTGGAATATTCTTGATAGTTTCAGAGACATGTCAAGCCCGCAAagtttattatcaatatattcaaGATTTGGGTATAGTTATTTGGTTATATCAGATTCGTTTtgattagtaaatatttatgataataataattttaaatgatagTTAAATTTGACTTTGACATTGTTAATTTTCTATAAGTTTCCATTAATTATAAcaagatatatgaaaaaatctatTGTATGAAAATATATCGAAGTTTGAAGTAGCAGTAATGGTATAAATCTTCACATGACTGTATATACATAGAGAATTTAGCCTATATGAATGAAACTTCTCACAGAAGTTATATTAGTATCctcttattttctattttgtatatttaaaaattgtttttcagtGACAAACTACAAAATAATTATGAGAACTATGAGGATCTCGATCAAAAAGGCAATTTCAACTTCAGCAAAGATGCCAGACTATTTTTATCTGCTGTTGCAGCAATCCCTGGTAACTTTGGACTTGGAacttatattgattttttaagagGATCCAAAcgagagaaattgaaaaaatttgttaacattCCTCTACATGGTGCCGGTAGAGACAAACCTGATATATGGTGGAAAGAATTAGGTAAGTAATAATTATCCGTATAATAAAATGGAGCTAAAGAATATTAAACATGGCTCTAATCTGAATCTTAAATTCATTTAGATTTAGTTTActctaaattattattgttattttccaCTGTATGTTagtaaactaaaaaaacaatatttttttaaggtgtatgtaaaattttgtataGAGCAGTTATTCTACTTAGTTATGGCATGGtatgaaaagtaattaaaaaatcactttgacaccaaattaaattaaattcggTATTCTGCATATAGAAGCAAATTTGACAGATGTAAATTTTAGCTGAGTTTCTAATATATAAtggaggatgtattgatatctagttagcctagaccagttccatgcataaacaaaatattgtgttaccatagcaacgaacaataacttattagaagtgtcagtgtaaagtttgacgtaaaaaatgtaaaccaaagttacacaataaattaaaagaaaaaacatgtctaccgaaattgtgaaatacGAAAGTAGCACATTAAGTAgcactaaatatttcaaacaaacacattcatcatatagttcacgtcagtttggacatgagaaaaattgctgcaaaatggattccaaaatgtttgaatgttgaccaaaagcgtgcaagggtagaagcatcgcgttcgttctgtgctcgatttgaaaacgatgtagatttcttaaaccgaattgttactatggatgagacttagGTACATTTCTACActccaaaaacaaagcaacaatcgatggaatggcggcactctggttctccaagaccaaGTTCTTGcctcagttttttgggattattattgagtaatcatgattgattttttggataagggtagagcaataactggagattactattcgacattactgaccactctacgggaaaaaattaaagagaaaagacgcggaaagctatccaaaggtgttttgtttttgcagaacaacgcccctgca from Diorhabda sublineata isolate icDioSubl1.1 chromosome 5, icDioSubl1.1, whole genome shotgun sequence encodes the following:
- the LOC130444418 gene encoding bifunctional 3'-5' exonuclease/ATP-dependent helicase WRN-like isoform X2, which encodes MNETDFGDDWDDNVLNGIAQVEASAFGNHEENSPKPKHLQVLKNNFGHQTFRPMQWKIIDSILTHKKDNCAIMSTGYGKSLCFQYPSVFTGGVTFVISPLISLMEDQVLALTVANIPACLLGTANKEQAKTVEKIELLQHWGQTLPVTLLAIDEAHCVSSWGHDFRTSYRYLGNLRSILPHVPILAVTATATQLVTEDIVKSLKLRNPQFSRTSFDRPNFYFAVKRKTDLILNDLKTVMECENGQWKFVGSTIVYTITRKNTEKISDMLSSLGIKCAPYHAGLTLKQRKETHEKYVRDKLDVVVATIAFGMGIDKPDVRNVIHYGVSNSIESYYQEVGRAGRDGQPAKCICFYCDSDFKTHRFLMAQTNTASHREKKEKILTGISNYVNSYDCRRKYILSYFGEKFEKPKSDNCCDNCSYNDKLQNNYENYEDLDQKGNFNFSKDARLFLSAVAAIPGNFGLGTYIDFLRGSKREKLKKFVNIPLHGAGRDKPDIWWKELGQLLIRNKLLSNKACSFNSFAFILEITDAGKSFLHDTTKELILVPTQTMLGCLKAKNNIWQNKSDSVVCNTTSEPSTKEKSEENMELYRLLLEVRAELAATEDCMPYMIASNRTLMDMARLQPQNLKEMEDMQFDGFPSAKIKKFGQKLLNVIPKTNVTAPILERLKQFPLPESQNSLNSSAISSYTMCKMGKNIKEIAKERSMAISTIETHLTNCLKFGYEIKLSLFNIDKNVAKTIITGILEANAGLTVLTPIKLACPEEITFGQIRAFTTYLRIREHLNEKSLSYEEFDDPEYYYMYKQQIEKREENKNLDKLLEGLQNIQKEEVNTNENSNLSDDLLSNICHNLENKIQAIDEISENVDEPDKKKLKMDFSDLLDSPPRYNSNEEPNNFNKISTTSSNSKDSKESIPSQIQPISTNEEKKEAFNLPPWLIKKRIA
- the LOC130444418 gene encoding bifunctional 3'-5' exonuclease/ATP-dependent helicase WRN-like isoform X1 is translated as MNETDFGDDWDDNVLNGIAQVEASAFGNHEENSPKPKHLQVLKNNFGHQTFRPMQWKIIDSILTHKKDNCAIMSTGYGKSLCFQYPSVFTGGVTFVISPLISLMEDQVLALTVANIPACLLGTANKEQAKTVEKIGKNYYRLVYLTPEFCGGDYGKELLQHWGQTLPVTLLAIDEAHCVSSWGHDFRTSYRYLGNLRSILPHVPILAVTATATQLVTEDIVKSLKLRNPQFSRTSFDRPNFYFAVKRKTDLILNDLKTVMECENGQWKFVGSTIVYTITRKNTEKISDMLSSLGIKCAPYHAGLTLKQRKETHEKYVRDKLDVVVATIAFGMGIDKPDVRNVIHYGVSNSIESYYQEVGRAGRDGQPAKCICFYCDSDFKTHRFLMAQTNTASHREKKEKILTGISNYVNSYDCRRKYILSYFGEKFEKPKSDNCCDNCSYNDKLQNNYENYEDLDQKGNFNFSKDARLFLSAVAAIPGNFGLGTYIDFLRGSKREKLKKFVNIPLHGAGRDKPDIWWKELGQLLIRNKLLSNKACSFNSFAFILEITDAGKSFLHDTTKELILVPTQTMLGCLKAKNNIWQNKSDSVVCNTTSEPSTKEKSEENMELYRLLLEVRAELAATEDCMPYMIASNRTLMDMARLQPQNLKEMEDMQFDGFPSAKIKKFGQKLLNVIPKTNVTAPILERLKQFPLPESQNSLNSSAISSYTMCKMGKNIKEIAKERSMAISTIETHLTNCLKFGYEIKLSLFNIDKNVAKTIITGILEANAGLTVLTPIKLACPEEITFGQIRAFTTYLRIREHLNEKSLSYEEFDDPEYYYMYKQQIEKREENKNLDKLLEGLQNIQKEEVNTNENSNLSDDLLSNICHNLENKIQAIDEISENVDEPDKKKLKMDFSDLLDSPPRYNSNEEPNNFNKISTTSSNSKDSKESIPSQIQPISTNEEKKEAFNLPPWLIKKRIA